The Methylomonas rhizoryzae genome includes the window AAAAACAAGGACGACATCAGCGCCGAAGATTACAACGAGTTCTACAAACACGTCGCGCACGACTTCCAGGATCCGCTGGTTCACGTCCACAGCAAGGTCGAAGGCACCAACGAATACACCCTGCTGCTCTACGTTCCGGGCCGGGCGCCGTTCGACTTGTGGGACCGCGATGCCAAACACGGCGTCAAGCTGTACATCAAAAAAGTCTTCATTACCGACGACGCCGAACAATTGATGCCGCGCTACCTGCGCTTCATCCGCGGCGTGATCGATGCCGACAGCTTGCCGCTGAACGTGTCGCGCGAAATCCTGCAACAAAGCAAGCAGATCAGCAACATCAAGGCCGGCGCCGTGAAAAAAGTGCTGGGCATGCTGGAAGATTTGGCCGAGAACGATGCCGACAACTACCAAAAATTCTGGGAGCAATTCGGTAACGTCATCAAGGAAGGTCCGATCGAAGACCACAAAAACAAGGAGCGCGTCGCCAAATTGTTGCGCTTCTCGTCCACCCATACCGACGATAAAACCCAGAACGTGTCGCTGGCCGACTACGTCAGCCGGATGAAGGAAGGTCAGGACAAAATCTACTTCATCACCGCCGACAGCTTCGCCGCCGCCAAGAACAGCCCGCACCTGGAAGTGTTCCGCAAGAAAGGCATCGAGGTCTTGCTGCTGACCGACCGCATCGACGAATGGCTGGTGTCCAGCTTGACCGATTTCGACGACAAGCACCTGCAATCCATCGCCAAAGGCGAACTGGACCTGGACAAATTCGATAGCGAAGAAGAGAAAAAACACCAGGAAGAAGTCAGCAAGGACTTCGAATCGGTGGTCAAGCAAATCAAGGACGTACTCAGCGACAAAGTCAGCGAAGTCAAAATCAGCCACCGCCTGACCGACTCGCCGGCTTGTCTGGTGACCGGCGCCTACGACATGAGTCTGCACATGGAGCGCATCATGAAGGAAGCCGGCCAGGCCGGCGGCCTATTCGGCATGGGTGGCAGCAAGCCGATCTTCGAAATCAACCCGGATCATGCCATTGTCCAGGCCTTGAAAAACGAGCAAGATGACACGCGCTTTGCCGACATCAGCCACATCCTGTTCGACCAAGCCATCCTCAGCGAAGGCGGCCAGTTGGAAGACCCCGCGGCATTTGTGCACAAGTTGAATGGGTTGTTGCAGGGGTTGTTGAAATAAGCTGTTTTTGATTGGAAAAGGCCGGTTTCCCGGCCTTTTTTGTTGACTCGGATTGGATTGTAAGAGCGTCGGGGGTGGCTGATCAAGAGCAAGATAAACAAATATCAATCGTCGTCGTTCTTGTTGGAAGCGTCTGATTTGAATTTTGCCTTGGCGATGAAATACCCGGTGACTGCGCCGATGCCGTATTTGAATAGCTCAATGAATAAGCCAATCAACTCGGATAACACGGCTTCTTTGTCTTTGGAAATAACGTATCCACCAAAGATCAAAAGCATGAGAATAACTACACCTAAAAAGATCAGTGCGTATTTGGTCAGCTTGGTGGCTTGTACACGCGTTCTGGATCGGTCTTCCAACTGAGCGTCGATAGATTTCTCAGCTAATGCTTTATCGGTGTCGATTTCCCGATTTTTGAGCCGCATTTGCTCTTTTTGGATTTCCATTTCCATGCGCTGGTTTTCCAGCCATTTATCCATCAAATCCGCTTCGCGTTGCGGATCAAGGCGTGCCGTTTCTTGACGCGGTACGGGCGGTTTAGCCATCAATCAGTTCAAAGTCTTTAAATTCGACGCGGAAGCGGCCAAAGCTATTTTCGCCGACTTTAGGCGGCACAAAGCGGGTGGACTCAATTTTGTTACGGCGAGTCTCCACTAGGCTCACTAGTTCCTCAGGAGAAACGATGCGGTATTTGATGGGTTTTAACGTTCGGATTTTTTTCATGGCGAAAAGTATAGGCTTGCAAGCTTATCAAAGCAATGATACTGAGGCAATTTGTCGCGTGATTGATGGCGATATAAGCCATGTAGATACCTTCTGGCTTTTCCCATCGGGAAAGGCCCTCATTTGGTACGCATTGCGTATCCTACATATTTGCGGCCAAGCCCGGAAGGAAGGCATACTAGCAAAAGAAGCAACCGATTCCGGCTATCCAATCGGTTACTGAGCGTTCATTGGCGACCCGGACGACCATATTTTGTAAATTGCATACGGACAAGAGGTCGGTTTGACCATAGAGCAATCGCAAGTAGGTTGAACTGTACTCGCCTGAAGCAAGTAACCTCGATAAAATCCGGGATCTGCAATCCGAGATAACGACGCTTCAAACTTCAATAGTCCTTAGGCAAGCGCGCCGCCAACTCATCCCAACGAATCGCGATCTCTGGCAATATGCCGACCGGGGTTACGCCTTCCAGCGGGTAAAGATCGGGTTTACCGTATTCACCGTTTTGCAACAGGTAAACGGTCAGTATGCGGTCTATGGGATGCACCAGCCAGTATTCACGGACACCGTGGCGTTGGTAGAGGTCGCGTTTATTAATTTGGTCGTGGCTGGCGGTGGATGGCGACAACACTTCCACGATCCAGTCCGGCGCACCGCGCACGCCGCGTTTGTCCAGTTTGCCGGCGTCGCAAACCACCAGCACATCGGGTTGCACGACGCTGTCGATGAGCGCATCGGCTTCGTCGCGTTTCGGCAAGCGCACGTCCAGCGGGGCGATAAAGACACGGCAGGGCTTGCCTTGCAATGCCTGTCGAGCTTGGAAATAAATTTCGCCGGCAACATCTTGATGCGCCAGGTCCGGGGCCGGCGACATTAAATATGCGTTGCCGTCGATCAATTCGTAACGCACATCCTCGGGCCACTGCAAATAGTCACCGTAGCTGTGTCGTTGCCGGTCTTTAAGCACTACAGCCATCGCTCGTCTCCTGCTTCCACCCGTTATTGAACCATCCTAACCGGCCCATCCAGCGGCGGCAAGTTGCCTCAATTGAAAAACCGCCGCAAATATTTTCCGGTATGCGAAGTCTTGTGTTTGGCGATCTGCCGGGGCGTACCTTCCGCGACCAGGGTGCCGCCGCCGCTGCCGCCTTCCGGGCCCATGTCGACAATCCAGTCGGCGGTTTTGATCACGTCCAGATTGTGCTCGATGATGATGACGGTATTGCCGTGGTCGCGCAGGGTGTGCAGTACGCTGAGCAGTTGCTTGATGTCGTGAAAGTGCAGGCCGGTGGTTGGTTCGTCCAGAATATACAAAGTGGTGCCGGTATCGCGCTTGGACAACTCCTTGGCCAGTTTGACCCGCTGCGCTTCGCCGCCGGACAGCGTTACGGCGTTCTGGCCCAGGGTGATGTAGCTTAGGCCCACGTCGATCAAGGTTTGCAGCTTGCGCGATAAACTCGGTATCGCCGAGAAAAACGCCGCCGCATCCTCCACTGTCATCTCCAATACTTCGTGGATGGTCTTGCCTTTGTAGCGGATTTCCAGGGTTTCGCGGTTGTAGCGTTTGCCGTGGCAGATGTCGCAGGGCACGAAGATGTCGGGCAAAAAGTGCATTTCCACCTTGATCACGCCGTCGCCGGCGCAGGCCTCGCAACGCCCGCCCTTGACGTTGAAGCTGAAGCGGCCGGGCGTGTAGCCGCGCGAACGGGCTTCCGGCACCGCCGCGAACAGTTCGCGGATCGGCGTAAAAATGCCGGTGTAGGTGGCCGGATTGGAGCGCGGGGTGCGGCCGATCGGGCTTTGGTCGATGTCGACCACCTTGTCGAACTGCTCCAGGCCTTCGATGGCCTGGCACGGCGCCGGAATACAGCTGGCGCCGTTGATCAAGCGGGCCGCATGGCTGTACAAGGTATCGTTGACCAGCGTCGACTTGCCGGAGCCGGACACGCCGGTGACGCAGGTCATAAGGCCGACCGGAAACTGGACGGTCACATTGTTTAAATTGTTGCCGCCGGCGCCTTTGATGACCAATTGCTTGGCCGGATCGTTGGGCGTGGTCTTGTTCGGTACGGCTATGCTTTGGCTGCCGGCCAGATATTGACCGGTCAACGAATGGGCATCCGCCAGAATTTGCTGCGGCGTGCCTTGGGCGACGATTTGCCCGCCGTGCACGCCGGCGCCGGGGCCTATGTCGACCACGTGATCGGCGGCGCGAATGGCGTCTTCGTCGTGTTCGACCACGATGACGGTGTTACCGAGGTCGCGCAGCCTGAACAAGGTGTTCAATAGTCTTTCGTTGTCGCGCTGGTGTAATCCGATGGACGGTTCGTCCAGCACGTACATGACCCCGACCAAGCCGGCGCCGATCTGGCTGGCGAGACGGATACGCTGGGCTTCGCCGCCGGACAGGGTGTCCGCACTTCGATCCAGGGTTAGGTAATCCAGGCCGACATTGACTAAAAATTCCAGGCGCTCCTGAATTTCCTTATTGATTTTGGCAGCGATTTCGCCGCGGTGGCCGGGAATGTGCAAGGCTTGAAAAAAGCCGAGCGCATCTCTAATCGGCAGCCGAGTCAGGTGATGCAGCGGCTTATCCTCGACGAACACATTGCGCGCGCCCAGATTCAAACGCGCGCCGTCGCAAACCGTGCAGGTCTGTTGCGCCAGATATTTAGCCAGCTCGTCGCGCACCACTTGCGAGTCGCTCTCGCGGTAGCGGCGCTCCATATTTGGGATCACCCCTTCGAACGGATGGCGCACGGTCTTGGGTTTAGCGTTGCCCATCTGGAATTGAAACTCGATGGTTTCGTCGCC containing:
- the uvrA gene encoding excinuclease ABC subunit UvrA, producing METISIRGARTHNLKNIDLDLPRDKLIVITGLSGSGKSSLAFDTIYAEGQRRYVESLSAYARQFLSMMEKPDVDHIEGLSPAISIEQKSTSHNPRSTVGTITEIYDYLRLLYARVGIPRCPEHGVSLQAQTVSQMVDQVLAQPEGERWMLLAPVVNQRKGEHALLLEDLKAQGFLRARIDGEVYELDEPPALDLRKKHTIEVIVDRFKIRGDIALRLAESFETALRLSEGLAIAASMETSTELLFSERYACPHCGYNLSELEPRIFSFNNPKGACPSCDGLGVRQHFDPQLIVHNPELSLAGGAVRGWDRRNAYYYQIVCALAAHYGFDPEAPFSHIPRDLQAVILYGSGDETIEFQFQMGNAKPKTVRHPFEGVIPNMERRYRESDSQVVRDELAKYLAQQTCTVCDGARLNLGARNVFVEDKPLHHLTRLPIRDALGFFQALHIPGHRGEIAAKINKEIQERLEFLVNVGLDYLTLDRSADTLSGGEAQRIRLASQIGAGLVGVMYVLDEPSIGLHQRDNERLLNTLFRLRDLGNTVIVVEHDEDAIRAADHVVDIGPGAGVHGGQIVAQGTPQQILADAHSLTGQYLAGSQSIAVPNKTTPNDPAKQLVIKGAGGNNLNNVTVQFPVGLMTCVTGVSGSGKSTLVNDTLYSHAARLINGASCIPAPCQAIEGLEQFDKVVDIDQSPIGRTPRSNPATYTGIFTPIRELFAAVPEARSRGYTPGRFSFNVKGGRCEACAGDGVIKVEMHFLPDIFVPCDICHGKRYNRETLEIRYKGKTIHEVLEMTVEDAAAFFSAIPSLSRKLQTLIDVGLSYITLGQNAVTLSGGEAQRVKLAKELSKRDTGTTLYILDEPTTGLHFHDIKQLLSVLHTLRDHGNTVIIIEHNLDVIKTADWIVDMGPEGGSGGGTLVAEGTPRQIAKHKTSHTGKYLRRFFN
- the htpG gene encoding molecular chaperone HtpG, which codes for MTVEAKKETLGFQTEVKHLLHLMIHSLYSNKEIFLRELISNGSDAADKLRFEALANDSLYEGDSDLKIRVDFDESKKTITITDNGIGMSREEVQDHIGTIAKSGTKQFFEKLTGDQAKDSELIGQFGVGFYSSFIVADKVTLTTRKAGASHDQGVRWESDGLGEYSIESVEKATRGTEIVLHLKEGEDEFLSSWKLRSIIKKYSDHISLPIVMSKDIPAEKDDDGNETAPARVEDETVNSASALWTKNKDDISAEDYNEFYKHVAHDFQDPLVHVHSKVEGTNEYTLLLYVPGRAPFDLWDRDAKHGVKLYIKKVFITDDAEQLMPRYLRFIRGVIDADSLPLNVSREILQQSKQISNIKAGAVKKVLGMLEDLAENDADNYQKFWEQFGNVIKEGPIEDHKNKERVAKLLRFSSTHTDDKTQNVSLADYVSRMKEGQDKIYFITADSFAAAKNSPHLEVFRKKGIEVLLLTDRIDEWLVSSLTDFDDKHLQSIAKGELDLDKFDSEEEKKHQEEVSKDFESVVKQIKDVLSDKVSEVKISHRLTDSPACLVTGAYDMSLHMERIMKEAGQAGGLFGMGGSKPIFEINPDHAIVQALKNEQDDTRFADISHILFDQAILSEGGQLEDPAAFVHKLNGLLQGLLK
- a CDS encoding Uma2 family endonuclease, whose translation is MAVVLKDRQRHSYGDYLQWPEDVRYELIDGNAYLMSPAPDLAHQDVAGEIYFQARQALQGKPCRVFIAPLDVRLPKRDEADALIDSVVQPDVLVVCDAGKLDKRGVRGAPDWIVEVLSPSTASHDQINKRDLYQRHGVREYWLVHPIDRILTVYLLQNGEYGKPDLYPLEGVTPVGILPEIAIRWDELAARLPKDY